A genomic region of Alligator mississippiensis isolate rAllMis1 chromosome 4, rAllMis1, whole genome shotgun sequence contains the following coding sequences:
- the TRIOBP gene encoding TRIO and F-actin-binding protein isoform X1 has translation MAESVDNALCEKFEANAFAKHRCQNCYQAAGVHQHNNQAPEEHAVEAPHCDAESGPDPGGPWDPLCILAPRCELYVCARSESRTKSWRESLAYTQFSTKTEDGPRETSTSINTDANTSTGPDTTLSRDWEMTRLLDGILESDKPDMIFTGHLKAIREAALQAERPRWGQTSPSGPWVRVDSQSSVKGVDPLKAESHPMSQTSGSSWPKHRIENGYFSLERRKSEPSQPASPPCASHSPFPSRSDSFGAGRRRTSSASSLNSETSWRTSGGGEGRHGLERQEYTVLADLPKPKRISHKEAFDRGRRSSRTRSPGRDEVEWLFGSERRKTETLEAFQALEEGRVDHLDGKPPQLAKGGRLIRRQSSPTLAREGSKRLPGQLEQQGRGQRESLHSANPAQGSGRDNRSRQDSLRSLSPAQGRDRNWGKQGDPGGSVIQPDRDWRSRAKPVCPMNMDRERVLFQVLNPGKHMDSHGKSRGGSLHPTKPIKTLDASWTGQGGHPRSQSPGRHMESTWKSQKPVHTANPALSPERKGTSPGASLNPLSTGKQRESNCRSLLEKTPPASPETGTDNDRKGRGKPLRPMSPTHLPQKSWKSRGETPPHVSQARRPANDWQSPEKPLCHVNVMQRDWRSPGEHLHAGKQPKSNWKSPVGPVQQSENAWKSPVASPPSKSQRPASPVQQSENNWRNPGGSPPPRSQRPVSPVQRSENDWRSPVGSPSSRSQRPVSPVQRSGNEWKSPEWSPPSRNPEKQWGNEWEAKGNFLHQSQLGRGTMQLLSSARPPSPGSQDLYLDASEKYKPDLLNFKKGWMSILDGPGEWKKHWFVLTDSSLRYYRDSSAEEADELDGEIDLRSCTDVTEYAVQRNYGFQIHMKDAVFTLSAMTSGIRRNWIEALRKNVRPASAPDVTKLSDCNKENSFRSYVPQKSSLRSEEQRSGTGSEVISKGSYRKADGQRQAFDYVELSPLQQGPLNQGSPQRTRGSLRVFDRTFKHEELERDLAVRSEERRKWFEAPDSGVLQTDGPARDLFHKGCEKELMGQSLSEEQRSRLKEEIEKKWLELECLPLRESKRVPLTALLNQSREGHGDTSEALEKEVQSLRAQLESCRVGGESLRDTAKPHGDGSVPQGYISQEACERSLAEMESSHQQVMAELQRHHQRELERLQQEKERLLAEEAAATAAAIEALKKAHQEELNKELGRTRSFQDGGSSSDALQRQHQLDLASLKRELQVLSEQYSQKCLEIGNLTEKAEEREQMLQCCQQEGKELLRQNQARDFSLEDLQARLSEEIGRLRTSIASHGSGDGALHNNERSSCELEVLLRVRENELQYLKKEIQCLREELQMMQKDKRFASGKYQDVYMELNHIKVRSEREIEQLKEHLRLAMAALQEKETLCNSIAE, from the exons ATGGCAGAGTCAGTAGATAATGCTCTTTGTGAGAAGTTTGAGGCCAATGCATTCGCTAAACACCGCTGCCAGAACTGTTATCAAGCTGCTGGTGTTCACCAGCACAATAACCAG gcaccAGAGGAACATGCAGTGGAGGCTCCTCACTGTGATGCGGAAAGTGGGCCAGACCCCGGTGGACCCTGGGATCCTTTGTGCATCTTAGCACCCCGCTGTGAGCTCTACGTATGTGCAAGGTCTGAGAGCAGGACCAAGAG CTGGCGGGAGAGCCTGGCATATACCCAGTTCAGCACCAAGACTGAAGATGGCCCCAGAGAGACCAGCACCAGTATCAACACTGATGCCAACACCAGTACTGGACCTGACACCACACTCTCCAGG GACTGGGAGATGACTAGGCTGCTGGATGGCATTTTGGAATCAGACAAACCAGACATGATCTTCACAGGCCACCTGAAAGCAATACGGGaagcagccctgcaggcagaGAGACCCAGGTGGGGACAGACCTCTCCATCTGGCCCCTGGGTGCGAGTAGACTCCCAGAGCTCTGTGAAAGGAGTCGACCCTTTGAAAGCAG AGTCTCATCCCATGAGCCAGACTTCTGGGAGTAGTTGGCCAAAGCACCGGATAGAGAATGGTTATTTCTCCCTGGAGCGCCGAAAATCTGAACCCAGtcagcctgcctcccctccctgtgccagccacagcccctttccctcacGCAGCGACTCATTTGGGGCTGGCAGGCGTCGCActtcctctgccagctccctgaACTCTGAGACGAGCTGGCGCACGAGTGGCGGTGGTGAGGGGCGACATGGGCTAGAGAGGCAGGAGTACACTGTGCTGGCTGACCTGCCGAAGCCCAAGCGGATCAGCCACAAGGAGGCATTTGACCGGGGACGCAGAAGCTCCCGCACTCGAAGCCCAGGTCGGGATGAGGTGGAATGGCTCTTCGGATCTGAGCGCAG GAAGACTGAGACCCTGGAGGCATTCCAGGCCTTGGAAGAAGGCCGTGTGGACCATCTGGATGGCAAGCCCCCACAGCTGGCCAAGGGAGGCCGATTAATCAGAAGGCAGTCCAGCCCCACCTTGGCCAGAGAA GGGAGCAAGAgactcccagggcagctggaacAGCAGGGCCGAGGCCAACGGGAATCCTTGCACTCAGCGAACCCAGCTCAAGGATCGGGCAGAGACAACAGGAGCCGACAGGACTCTTTGCGCTCACTGAGTCCAGCTCAGGGACGGGACAGGaactgggggaagcagggagaccCTGGGGGTTCAGTCATTCAACCAGACAGAGACTGGAGGAGTCGAGCAAAACCTGTATGCCCCATGAACATGGACAGAGAACGAGTGCTCTTCCAAGTATTGAACCCAGGGAAGCACATGGACAGCCATGGAAAAAGTCGAGGGGGCTCCCTGCACCCCACAAAACCCATTAAGACCTTGGATGCCAGCTGGACTGGCCAAGGGGGGCACCCACGTTCTCAGAGTCCTGGGAGGCACATGGAGAGCACCTGGAAAAGCCAAAAGCCAGTCCACACTGCAAATCCAGCGCTGAGCCCAGAGAGAAAGGGAACAAGCCCAGGAGCTTCCCTGAACCCTCTAAGCACTGGGAAGCAAAGAGAGAGCAACTGCCGAAGCTTGCTGGAGAAAACACCCCCTGCAAGCCCAGAGACAGGCACAGACAATGACCGGAAAGGCCGGGGCAAGCCCCTGCGCCCCATGAGTCCAACTCACCTACCACAGAAAAGCTGGAAGAGCAGAGGAGAGACCCCGCCCCATGTGAGCCAAGCTCGAAGGCCAGCAAACGACTGGCAGAGTCCTGAGAAGCCCTTGTGCCATGTGAATGTGATGCAAAGGGACTGGAGAAGCCCAGGTGAGCACCTGCACGCAGGGAAGCAACCAAAGAGTAACTGGAAAAGCCCTGTGGGTCCTGTGCAGCAGTCTGAGAATGCCTGGAAGAGTCCTGTGGCATCCCCACCTTCCAAGAGTCAAAGACCAGCAAGTCCAGTACAACAGTCAGAGAATAACTGGAGGAATCCTGGGGGgtcaccgcctcccaggagccaAAGACCTGTGAGTCCAGTGCAACGGTCAGAGAATGACTGGAGGAGTCCTGTGGGATCCCCATCTTCCAGGAGTCAAAGACCAGTGAGTCCAGTGCAGCGGTCAGGGAATGAATGGAAGAGTCCTGAGTGGTCCCCACCCTCCAGGAACCCAGAGAAGCAATGGGGGAATGAGTGGGAAGCCAAAGGCAACTTCTTGCATCAA TCCCAGCTGGGTAGAGGCACAATGCAACTCCTCAGCAGTGCCAGGCCACCTTCCCCAGGGAGCCAAGACCTTTATCTGGATGCCAGTGAGAAATACAAG CCGGATCTCCTCAATTTCAAGAAAGGATGGATGTCCATACTGGATGGGCCAGGAGAG TGGAAGAAGCACTGGTTTGTGCTGACGGACTCAAGCCTGAGATATTACAGGGACTCCAGTGCTGAAGAG GCTGATGAGCTGGATGGTGAGATTGACTTGCGCTCCTGCACAGATGTGACAGAATATGCAGTGCAACGCAACTATGGCTTCCAGATACAT ATGAAAGATGCTGTCTTCACTCTATCAGCAATGACCTCGGGAATCCGGAGGAATTGGATTGAGGCATTGAGGAAGAACGTGCGTCCTGCCAGTGCTCCAGATGTCACCAA GCTGTCTGACTGCAACAAGGAAAACTCCTTCCGTAGTTATGTACCCCAAAAGAGCTCCCTCCGTTCGGAGGAACAGCGTTCAGGCACGGGGTCAGAGGTTATCTCCAAGGGCAGTTACCGGAAAGCAGACGGGCAGCGCCAGGCTTTCGACTATGTGGAGCtgtcccccctgcagcagggccccTTGAACCAAGGGTCCCCACAGCGGACGAGAGGGAGTTTGAGGGTCTTTGACAGAACATTCAAGCATGAGGAGCTGGAACGAGACCTGGCCGTCCGCTCGGAGGAGAGGCGGAAGTGGTTCGAGGCTCCTGACAGTGGAGTCCTGCAGACTGATGGCCCAGCTCGGGATCTCTTCCACAAGGGGTGTGAGAAGGAGCTTATGGGCCAGTCCCTGTCCGAGGAGCAGCGCAGTAGGCTGAAGGAAGAGATTGAGAAGAAGTGGCTGGAGCTGGAATGCTTGCCCCTGAGGGAGTCGAAGAGAGTCCCCCTGACAGCACTGCTGAACCAGAGCAGAGAGGGCCACGGGGACACCAGTGAAGCATTGGAGAAGGAG GTTCAGTCCCTGAGGGCACAGCTGGAATCCTGTCGTGTTGGTGGTGAGAGCCTTCGTGACACTGCAAAGCCTCATGGAGATGGCAGTGTGCCTCAAGGCTACATCTCCCAG GAGGCCTGTGAGCGCAGCTTGGCAGAGATGGAGTCTTCCCACCAGCAGGTCATGGCAGAGCTGCAGCGGCATCACCAGCGGGAGCTGGAGCGGCTGCAACAGGAGAAGGAGAGGCTCCTGGCTGAGGAGGCGGCAGCTACAGCTGCAG CCATTGAAGCATTGAAGAAGGCCCACCAGGAGGAGCTGAATAAAGAGCTGGGCAGGACGCGCAGCTTCCAGGATGGTGGGTCCAGCTCTGACGCCCTTCAGAGGCAACACCA GTTGGACCTGGCTTCTCTGAAGCGGGAGCTGCAGGTTCTTTCTGAGCAATACTCCCAGAAGTGCCTGGAAATAGGGAACCTCACAGAAAAGGCAGAAGAGCGGGAGCAGATGCTGCAGTGCTGtcagcaggaggggaaggaacTCCTCCGGCAGAACCAGGCAAGAGATTTTTCCCTGGAG GATCTGCAAGCACGCCTGTCGGAGGAGATTGGGAGGCTACGGACCTCCATCGCTTCTCATGGTTCTGGGGATGGGGCCTTGCACAATAATGAGAGGAGCTCCTGCGAGCTAGAG GTGCTGCTTCGAGTGAGAGAAAATGAGCTCCAGTATCTGAAGAAAGAGATTCAGTGTCTTCGGGAGGAGCTGCAGATGATGCAGAAG GATAAGAGGTTTGCCTCGGGGAAATACCAGGATGTCTACATGGAGCTGAATCACATCAAAGTGCGCTCAGAGCGGGAAATCGAGCAGCTGAAGGAGCATCTGCGCCTGGCCATGGCGGCTTTGCAGGAGAAGGAGACGCTGTGTAACAGCATTGCTGAATAG